Proteins encoded by one window of Serratia nevei:
- the purE gene encoding 5-(carboxyamino)imidazole ribonucleotide mutase gives MGANAASAATTGAKIAIVMGSKSDWATMQFAAEVLTQLEVPFHVEVVSAHRTPDKLFSFAEQATANGFDVIIAGAGGAAHLPGMLAAKTLVPVLGVPVQSAALSGVDSLYSIVQMPRGIPVGTLAIGKAGAANAGLLAMQILALHDAALAQRLADWRRAQTEEVLNHPDPREDA, from the coding sequence CTTCAGCCGCCACTACCGGGGCGAAAATCGCAATTGTAATGGGATCGAAAAGTGACTGGGCCACCATGCAGTTCGCCGCCGAAGTCCTGACCCAGCTCGAAGTCCCCTTCCATGTCGAAGTCGTTTCCGCCCACCGTACGCCGGACAAGCTGTTCAGCTTCGCCGAGCAGGCTACCGCCAACGGCTTTGACGTGATCATCGCCGGCGCCGGCGGTGCGGCACACCTGCCGGGCATGCTGGCGGCGAAAACCCTGGTGCCGGTGCTGGGTGTGCCGGTGCAAAGCGCCGCGCTGAGCGGCGTAGACAGCCTCTACTCCATCGTACAGATGCCGCGCGGCATTCCGGTGGGCACGCTGGCGATCGGCAAAGCCGGCGCCGCCAACGCCGGGCTGCTGGCGATGCAGATCCTGGCGCTGCACGACGCCGCGCTGGCGCAGCGTTTGGCGGACTGGCGTCGGGCGCAGACCGAAGAGGTGTTGAACCACCCCGATCCGCGGGAGGACGCATGA